ACTATATTAAAGctttggaatttcactaaatggatgtcaaaaacgAACTTAGGACgttgaaattagcctaggagggttTTCGATAAATTTCTGAAAAAGTCAATACAAAAAACATTCCTAGAATATTCTTTGCCCATTACAAAACTGAGTCGAGCTGGAACAGTGGCCCAATTGTTTAGGCTGGGTTTGGGCTTagccccccccttttttttaacCGAGCCGGGTTGACACACCTGGGTTTGCGGGTTGGCCGCACCTAGCAAAGAAGAACACCGATGTCGAGCCGATTTGGTCGAGAAACTCTCGAGCTCTGTTCAAGCTCGATTTTTAACCATTTCACTccaaaattgaaccaaaatgaagataggatgGTAGGGGTTCGAATGATACCATTTGTATTCTTTGTCGAAGCCAGAAATGtccggaaaacggctcgaagcCTCTGGAAAACTGGGGAAAAACACCCCGGGATGTTTCTGCACCAATCTTTCCAAAACAATTTACAAGGTTATAAACGATACCAGATCATGATTAAAAAGAGAATCTAAGGAATCCTGAGGCTTACCTTTATCGGAGAACTGAGATATCTCACTGAAGTTGGCTTAGCTAGGTAGAGATGTGCTGCCATTTTCTCCATACTAGCAGAGTTAGAGAGAGCCGAGAGAGGGAGGTAACCCCTAGGTTGAGGTAGTTGTTTGCTGGTGGTTCACCAGAGAAGGTGGCGGATGGTGTGGCTCCTAGCCTTTCAACCTCTTTGAGAGAAACAAGGATGTGGTGGTACTCTAGGTTATGATGCTTGCCGGAGTGCGCAATGGTGCTGTGTTTCACAAAGAAGGGAATGAGTccaggagggagagagagttccTCGAGAGAGTTAAAAAGAGATGAGAGTGAATGAGGGAATAATAGATGAGGTGGCAGCAAATGAGTGGAGAGTGAAGTGAAggagattttaaaaaaaatgagagagatgtcCAGGAAATGGGGAGGAAATGACATATGAGTAAGGGGAAAGAATGGGTTGTGGGCCCCACTTGCTCACAAAGCAATGTCACCAAAgaacaaaacagaaaaaaaaatccccgCGAtgtgaaattaccaaaatgccctCACGTTCGTAGTTCCATAAAATTTTAACCAAAACTCCAAATTTGCTTCCGCTTGCACCTACGCGTTTGTACCGTTGAGTACTTCGtaaatacgctaaaagaatatttCGTACGTCTCACTATACGCTAGTCAACGAATGTCAACGCCCTCGCCTttaggggcattttcatcaaatcaatcttttaaaatttatgaaatcgtaaaattagggacgggttgtcacaaaacATGTGCTTGTAAAAATAACccaatcaaatgaaaaaaaaaagtactttcTTCATCATATAATAACAATAGAAAAAAAGATTGTAAGAGGATGGTGGGTGTCGACGATTTTGGAGAAGGGTTGCCGGCGTTAGGGTAAGGTTCACCGGATTAAATAAAGTGGGTGTAGAGAAGAATTTTTGCTATTTGTGTTTGGGTTtataaaattgtttttgtttttttaatttatttaagggTGAATTTGGAAGTTTGGTAGACTAAATTTTCTAGTTGGATGTAAAAATAAGATATTTGGATTCAAATTAAATTTCTCTTTGTTTAATAAAAATcagttaaataaaaataaaaacagaaaaataaataaacaaaggaCAAAAAACTTGACGAAGGTGAAATGTCTCCCTCCCCGACGACCGATCCCCATCCCTAACGACAACTCGCTTCCTATCTATTGTTAACTACATTGGAAAAATTAAAGAGTAGTGAAGAATTGAGAAGATGAAGAGCTAGAGAGCCAACAaagaataaatgaaatgatCTTTATTATCAAAAGACTTGAAGGAGTTACAATATGATTCACCACTCAGTTATATAGAGTACAAAGCTTAGCTCCAAAGCTAACAGATATAACCAATCATTACAGAAATAACCAACTCTATCAGTCTAACAACCTTTCGGCACGTGGATATTGCCAACATCTATGACGATGAGGAAAGTCTCAGCTTCCTCGAGGAACCCACAGATCATAAAGCCGCCACACCGCACCATTCATATTCGGGCCACTACGACGACAACGATAATTACGACGATCTCGAGAACTTCTCTAATGTGGCGGATGATTCATGTTTCGACAAGGTATTTTCTGTGTTTTCTATTTAACTAATTTAAATTAtattctaaaaataaatattaagtgTCGGTATTAAAGAAATGATATCATCCTACATGTCAAATGTCAATTGAGGGTCCTCCAACTCAGCAAGAGTACCCATCACCTAGAAAAATTTCTCGTAGATTTCCAGGCAGTGGAGTATATTGTTAGGATGCTATGTGTTGCCATCATATTAATAGTATATCTCTAATCTCTAATCTCTAATATTTAATATTAGAAAGCCATAAACATACTTTGGTGTCTCAagacttcaaaaaaataattggaCTGAAAAGCcccttaaacaaaaaaaaactaaaactagcTGAAAATAATGCAATCAAAATAGCAGGGATACTTCTGTcacaaaaaaattagaaataaaacagaaaaaataaataaacgggGGAGAAAGAATCACCACGTTCAAGTGTTCAAACTGCCTCAGAGTTCCCGTTCAACTTGAGTTTTCAAACTGCATAGCTGTTCTCTTTCAGTTTTCAAACTCCCACAGCCTTTCATCGTAAGTTCACAACTTCTCTGCTCCATTTGTTCggtaacaaaattttgatctctCTTCATTGCCCAAGCTCCTCTCCCAATTCGAGCActcattctctcttctctcttgctCTGACACCATCGCCACCAACACCACTGGTTCagattgttttataattttacaGTGTCATTGTTTATCACTTCCCTCGCCTGAATTTCTTGAttgtttcttattttctttttcatccaTCTTTGGTTTTTAACACATTTTATTACTGTGAACATGCATTGGATTCATTGTAGACCCGGACCTTTGTGTTGATAAGGATTCTGTTTGTGGTTTCAGATTTAAGGAAGAAGATATGGAAATTTTCACTGGGTACGTAATTCGTTGTGTTTAAATTTCAATGGGTTtatgttttgggtttttaatttcgGCAATTTATTTGTAGTCGAGCAAAAATCAAGGAGAAAGGAACGAGGGTGAGGGAAAAACAGAGAGATAGATCGACAAAGActctccattttctcataaTTCCTTCAAGCGTTTGTCCACCATTCACTAAATTCATTTCCTTCTGTTTTCATGTGTGATTGTTGATTATTTCAATTCTTTCTTCATTAGtcaaatatatatgtattgtAGTGATTTTTCTGCTTCCTTTATATGATGCTTTGAAGTTTGAACTAAACTCTTACTAGGTTTATGCTTTGGTTTTGATTTCCCTCTTTTTAGTATATAACTAGGGCTTCTTTTGGGCAATCAATTTTTCTGATCTTCATTCTTTTCAGTATCTAATTGGGTTTATTTACTTCTTTGGAGTAATTAGTAACTTTTCTGATCTTCATTCTTTACAGgtatgttttttctttcatcAACTCCTCTACAAATTGTTGAGTTCTTGAATGACTTCCATTATTGTTTACAGGTATGTTTTTCTTTCAGATTTTGATTGCATGAATCTTGCAATAGACTTTAATTTGTAGAAAGTTTGCCGATTCGCTCTTTTCAGTCTCTTTGTCTCTTTGCAGATTTACGAAGAAGGATTGGACtttgaaaaatcactacaaGCTCTGCAAATTTTTGTGGTGATACTATTCGGTAGGTTCTAAAATATTTTCTCCATCATTTTGTTCACTATTTTTCTTTCCACAGAAAGGGTTCAATTACAGAGCATGCATATAACTGTCAATGTGGATTTCGAAGAGAATAAGACCTCATTTTTTGAGCATATATAGAACAAAGGTTAGTTTTGTATGTTTTCCAAACGTTATGTTAAGGGAAAATGTATAACCGAAcaatattttcattttaaaaccttgatagcCATTTTAATCATTCCATAACCCTTTTGGGTTGGGTAATACTAaggaaactaaatttgcaaactaaatgatgtggcaccaataaaaatgagcatgtttatcaacatttaagtagtaaaccaatcatcaacttccatgtcttttagtttccaaaatttaatctacaaatttagtcctTCTAACATTACCTTTTCAGTTTCCTTTGTGTGCAACATTAGAGAAATATCAGCTAATTTTAGAATTGAATGGATGTGATGTCTTTGCTATTTACTAATTCCAATTGTTTCTCTTTTaagttaattattatttttttgtttgagaattCTTTTGGAATACTACTTTTTGGTGTTTGTATTCTTTAGCTGCATGATTGGAAGAAAAGTAAAATGTAGCAATGATCcctaactttaactcaattggagcaatgatcgcttaactaaaaatccattatcattggtccctcaactcatcaaaacgtgtagctatgatcccttaactaaaattcattaccattggtcccttaactttaatccaactggagaaatgatctctcaactttaacccaattgtagtaatagtcattccaacataactcattttgacaaaattatgacaaagttgacgaaaaagaccatagctacacgttttgatgagttgagggatccCAATTATAGTAATGgttcttccaacataacttatattgacgaaattttgacgaaattgatgaaaatgatcatagctatacattttgatgagttgagggaccaatagtaatgaatttttaattaaggGATCATtgttccaatttgattaaagttgagggatcattgctacaatttattcTTGGAAGAAACCGCGATTCCTCTCTCTAAGAATAGATGTCAATAACACTTAAAACTGCCCATCCCCATCGACCTTCTTCAAATTTGGATCACAAGAAAGGAGCATCTGACGTATTGATCatggttttttcttcttcaattagATGGTTGATCTGCTCGgaaattttaatcttatttgTTGCTCGGACTTTTGATCAGCATTTATTTTCTGATGCATGCTTTTTCATGGGCAGTTGGTGGAGAGACGTTTTGATGGGTCGGCGTTTGTCAAGTATGACAACGCTCAAATGCTTTATTTTATAGGCATGATTGTTATTCAACCGGTTGTTGAATTTGCTCTTCAATTGGTACCCATTTGAAGAACTTCCTTCTTCTGCTTAGGGACGACGAACTGAAGTAAAAGGCCTTAAATTACAGAGCTTGGTGTGCTATTGATGTATCTTTTATCCTCTTAACCTTACAAAATAAACATAAGCGGTACTTGTGAAATATTTGACCTAAATTTTCATTACTGAGATCACTTTCGTGTTACTTAACTGGtatggtgatttttttttctttcaaattttatcttttcttttattaaataaattatcatgttcatttttgttttatttatgtaGGAATGCAAAAATTTAAAGTCTTCAACAGATAAAGTATGGAGGCAAATGATAAGAATACTCTATCAAACGTTGCCACCTTATATGCATTACTCCTTTTTTGTATTGATTGAAATTTTAGTGTTTTTCTGTTTAACGGTCcaactttcattttgtttatatTAGTATGGTTCATTTACTTCCACGCAGAAAAACCCTACCCACTTGGACCAAAATATGGAAGTCTTAAACCTGAATACGTGTGAAGAGTTTATGTAGTACATAtgtttttagggaactttaacgagaagcacccggtactgttcactttaacgaaaaaccacatttttacactaaaaagtcaatccttgtactattcactttaccctttattttgtccttatcattaaaactcaaagttttcaagcccttttcattagttttcctatgtTTTTATGCATGCACAGATGTGGAggggacatgaccaacataagcatgtCACCTTTCATTGATAAGATCGAGTAGACAGAACCATCCCAGATACactagtgaaaaaaaatattacttcTATTCCGACAAACGTAGCAACTCAGCCTAATAGTGCACTGGGGGTAGACGGGCACCAAAATAACACACCAGCCCAACCACAAAGAACCATAGGCATGTCTTGTTTTCATCATTCCATACGATTCAATACTGGAGCATCACATCACCAATGGCTGAGCACCGCGGACCTAGTGGTCCAATTCCTCCTACTGCACACAACCTGGTCCACACCGGCCCTAGCTCTGCGCTCACAACTGTGCCTACTTACTCCAATGCTCCCGGTCGCTCTCGATCTATCACCATGGCTCCCAATCGTGCGGATCTTGCAACACGACTTCCAGCCTTGTTGATCTTGCCTTACGACTCTTACCAACCAAACCCACGACACTTTCAAAGTACCTAACAATGGAGTATAATACGAGGCTTTACTAGCAGCCCCTGCTAGCGAAAGATTTAGCGATGAAAAAGCTTGTTTGCAGTTGACCACCAACCAAGTCTTAGAAGAACACACGATGAAATATCTAAAGATGACGCAATACTTGGAGAAGGTTTGGGACCATCTCACTGAGGTTCCCACTTACACCTTTCCGCGAGTTCCACAGTTCAAAGTATTAAGCAGATCACCGAACAAAACCTCACAAGCTGAAGATTATTTCAATTGTCTAGCAGTCTAGTTTTCCTCATCTGCGTTCACAATAAAGATTTCCATGCTCTCttgtgcgagagggtaaactaatctCCCGACACTCATTTGGGTAAACTCTCCAAtgtgaaagggtaaactaattgctttcaAATGTGATAAGGTAAACTAGTTTGCTGACAgccatctgggtaagctcttCAGTatgaaagggtaaactaatttccCGACACCCATTTAGGTATGCTCTCTAGTGTGAGAGGAAAAACTAATTGCTTTCAAGTGggagaaggtaaactaattccctgacACATATCTGGacttgctctccagtgtgagatggtaaactaattccctaaCAACCATCTGGGTCTACTATCTAATGAGAGAGGGTAAAttaattccccaacacccatctgggtttgctctcctgcgcaagagggtaaactaattccctgacaccTATCTAGGTTAAGCTATCCAATTCGacagggtaaactaattccccaacaTCCAtctgggtctgctctccagtgtgagagggtaaactaattattCGACACTCATATGGGCCTACTTTTCAACGGAATTGGGTAAACTACCCATGAATTTCCACGAAACTACTAATTTTAATATGATTAGTTAATGATTTTCATATTCCACAAATCTTTATCAtgttgtgatgcaagccacacagCTCAAAAGATCGAATACTTGAAGACTAACTAAGCAACAAACGGTTAGGCGGTAGTAGCCGACGACAAACTCAACAGCTTAATgcccaaaaaaaccaaaactcaCGACCATAGTGACTATGTGGGATCGTTAGTTTTTTTGAAGCAGCGTTGCTAACCGACGATTCTATGGCTAAAAGTTTTGCAAGACACTTTAAGCAAgcaaagtttcaagaaaaaCGAAGATGGTGTAAAGCGAAGAAAGCGATTTATTTCTAGAACATTGATAAACTTATACGAAGGTCGTCAAAATCTGACACAAGCTAAATAAAGAAACTACTCATTTAGAAGCTTGGATGACCTTGGGTTTTCCAGCAGCCGTTCTGCCCTCAACAATCACTTCACATTCAACAATTTGTTCATCCAACACTTTATCTTCAGTAGCTCCGATCTTGGTAGCTCAATCCTCGATTGCTCTATCTACGGcagctgagaaatcaaactcaagtagTTTCCTCCTTGTTGGCAAACAGCACAGATGTGGTAGCCCAAACAGCAGCCCATACCACGCCATTTCCTCAACCCATACCGAGTTAGCCCTTGGCTTTAGCAAGTCGTGGCCCTTGCCACACCACCTCATTAGCCCATGCTGAGATAACTCTTAGCCCCTGCCAGCCGAGGTGCGGCCCAGCCGACATGCCGCACCACCCCAATAGTTGCCTCGCCGTAGCActacccaagaagaagacaaagaaaattaagtttttcttaccttggtgcggttgggagaagacaaagaaatcaacatACGACGATTCTTTGCACGGGCAGGAGAAGAAGAATGCTAGGGGATGGGGAACAAATATcttctagctttctctctttcttgtagaGATAAATAATTGCCCttcgaagttgatttaatctcTTACTTAAGGTAAGCTTTGGTGgcaatttatttccctttcctagaagaatctaattccaTGTCCAAGTGGGAATTTGCATTAAATTTTGGAGATCTCTACAGATACTGCCCTTTCATGCGAGCAGCCTAGcatgtgtgggggcatttgtagagcaaaaaataatccaaaaaatCATGGAGGCGAGACGTTGGGTGAAAAAGACaagattaccctcgaggcataccagATTCCCACGCACATGAAACGAACAATAAcagctcaatcaaggaagagtcaaaggtgatcaatatGGAATTTACATCATAttcctctcatcactcctcatcaatcccttattgattttatacaaaaggtaactcccaaaacttAAATCGTACGATTTTATGAAATCATGTGTTATGGCTCGAATCCAGGGTCAATCCTATTTCCGATTCCGATAGAACAATTGACAATTGAATCCAATTGAATTTATATCATATATTGCAATTATTCACCCATTATCACCAAATATGGTCGGCCACTTTCCACCCAAAGGGTCATCCACTCTCTTTTAAATACCCCTCTTATCCCACTAAAATATTAAACCATTCACTACTCACAAACTCctaaaacacattttttttcaaaattctaatttttgcatcagagattcttcggccaaagcccctccCAATTCATCATGAGCGTGTAAGACTTTTAGTCTTAATCAaatgtgttattattttgcaggtgcatttttgtcaaagaaaaaaatgacggaaatttgcatccacataaaTAAGGATTTCAAGAATATTTTAaagaatacatccaaatcaGATGTAGGcagttaaaattaaaaaaaaaaaaagaagtccaTAAATGTCTAGATTTAGTGAAAAAGCCAAAGATTTGTAAGGAAATTAATAGGCGaagaatattgatagatttAAGTGTGGGTAATATAAATACCAAATACCAAGAATCCAACCGATTTTAAAATCCAAATCAAATGAATGTTCTCCAACGAGCCCTTCAAAATCTCCATGGACTCGACGGGCTCGACTGCAGAGCTTATGGCCACCTCATCCAGCAATGTACGGTGCGCTGCCTGGTTGGTCCGGCCAAGCAGCTCCACGTCCGCCTTGTCCTCTTCTGTGTCACACCCGGCAACTTCCTGGCCTCAAAGCTCGTCAATTTCCACTCCAAAACCAGTAACCTCAACTATGCCCGCAAGGAGTTCGACCAAATTCCCCACCGAAACGCCTTCTCTTGGAACGCCATGCTCATTGGTAGTCCCTTAACAATGCGCACGTCGACACCCTGAAGCTGTTTTTGGCTATGGTGTCTTAATGTTCGGATCAAGCGTTCCCGAAGTTTACCGTGACGTGTGTGTTAAAGGCTCTGGGCGCTTTGCTTCCGGGTTCAAAATTGGCTAAGGAGATTCATTGTTTTGTTCTGCGTCTTGGGTTTGATTCGGatgtttttgttgttaattCTTTAATTACTTACTACTAATATGTGATGAGGTTGGTTTGGCGAGAGCTTTATATGATAGGATGCCAGAATGAGATATTCTGTCGTGGAATAAGATGCTTTTGGAGCATTCTCAGGCCGGATATAATGAGGAGTGGAAAGAGTTGTACAGGGAGATGTTGAGTTTAGGCATGTTGGGTTGACACTGATTAGTTTCTTGCAGGCATGTTTACAGTCAAATGACCTTATGCTCGGTATGGAAGTTCATCAGTTTCTGAATGAGAATCAGATCGAGACGGATGTTTTCTGaataagaggtcgcacttggtgcgatggcaagtgccttcgcccatgagcggtaggtctcgggttcgagacttgggagcagcctctccataaatgggggtaaggctagccgacattcacctctcctagaccctgcgtaaagcgggagctttGTGCACTGGGAACGACCTTTTACAAGATGTGGTAGCTTGGATTATGCTCAAGAATTATGCGGTGAGATGAGTGAAAAGGATGAGGTCACTTATGGCTCATTAGTTTCGGGTACATGTTTCACGGGTTTGTTGACAAAGCCGTGGATGTTCTTCGAGACAATAAGAAGCCAAAGTTATGTACTTGGAATGCTGTGATTTATGTCCGATTCAAAATAACCGGCATGAAGAAGCCTTGGATTTAATTCGCGAAATGAAGGCATGTGATTGCAAACCAAATACTATGAGATTGTCAAACATTCTTCCTACAATATCGTATTTCTCAAATCTGAAACATTCTTCCTACACCCCTTTAgtttttattagtttattatGATGTGAATtagaaaaatacaaataaaaatatttgattGTTTGGTACGTATGTCTGTTTGATTGTTTTAGAAGGCGAAAGCGAAACCAAGACGTTTGATCGATAGCTTCACCGATGGGCTAGCCTCTCAGTACCTAAAATTATTGTAATACTTATCGCCGAGGTGAAGCTATCGATGAAATGCCTTGGTTTCGCcttggcattttaaaacattgatGTCCACTCATCCTGATAAGTAGGTTCATTGGACAATATGTCAAAATAGACATCCATTTATATCCAACTTGTAGATTTGCAAACCTAGGAGTGGAATGAACCAAAATGGTGACCTGACTAATTTTATTGGTGTATAATTTCAAGCCAAAAGAATGGGGAATTATGCTCACCTGGACACTAATATGAATCACAATTGAGTTATGCTGTATAAATTGGAAGATATAATAGGATAAATAATGACTCAATAGATAAAACTCCTTGCGCTGGGTACAAATCACAACACGAAATGCATACATAATCACCAGATTGGGAGTTATCTGAAGAGAAAATGATGCATACAGTCAACGGTTATCTGAAGAGAAAATGATGCATACAGTCAGCGCATTTAAATAAACTTAGTGGCACAACTAATTCATCCTTAAGGTCGACACCCCAACACCACGAAGGAAAAACATTTCCAGGAAAAAAAAGGCAACCATTTTAACTCGCACTCCATCTCTTACCGTGTGGAGCAAGACTTGTACAAGCAATTAAGAAATGCATTTATGCGTGCACGAGAGAGGTggtgcgagagagagagataggacCTGCAGGATTATTTCCTTACAAGCATCATTGAGATTGGTGCACCCTTCCATATGAATCCCTCTCATGGAGTTTGACAACTTATCCAAGCCTGGAATCTCAGTGAGTTGGGGGGAGTGATTCAGATGCAATTCCTTCATACTCAACATATCGGAAAGATCTGGCATTTTTTCCAGTGCAGTGCACTCATCCGCTTCCAagatttccaatttttttggtaaatctgGGATTTCCTGAAGGTTTTTGCAATTATCCAATTGTAAAGTTTGAAGCTTGAAAAGGCCACTGAGGGTGGGTAGCTCGTTAAAATCATTGCCTCTTAGATCTAGAACCTCTAAAGAAGATAGACCCCCAAGATCCTTTGGAATTGCATCATTTTTTAGATTGCAGTTCGCAAGAGAGAAATGCTTAAGGTTCTTCAGTTGTACTATGGAAGGGTGAATCCCGGACAAACTCTCGCAGTCATTGAGTAGCAGTTTCTCGAGATTCGGGAGTTTTGAAAAGTCCGGTGATCTTTCCAGGCGATGGCAATACCCAAGATTAATAAACTTCAACTTCTCAAGCGGCTGTCAGACATACGAGAACAGAAATCATAATCCAAATAGAAGAGAGGAAGCATGATGTTGGTACTTACAAAAATTGGAGGAAAGAATCAGTGATTTGGTTGAGAGATTATACTGTACCACGTCTGAATCTTTCCAGGATTGTATTCCGCTATGACTCAGATCGATATCAACCAGGTATGATTGAATAAAATCCTCTGGTATGACCTTTAGAGGAAACTCAGGCCAGCACAACCATCTTAACTTTCTGGAAAGATGTTGACAATTTCCAGTGAACTTTACGCCTTTCAGTTTGAGCAACCGCAGTCTCTGCATCTGTTTAAGTGCTTCTGTACAGAAGATAGGCTTGTCGGATTCTTGCAAATCTAACATGAGTCCTTCAACCACCTCTGTTcccttttaaaagaaaataaaaataagaagaatGGAAAGTTAAGTAAGAAATGGGTTATATCACTGCATATGAAAAGAAGATTTAAAAACATGCAACAAAGCCATATAGTTGTACTTCATTTCTCTTTGCATTCAACCTGTTGTTCCGTTCAAATTAGTGCATATCATCATATAATTTGAGAGAATGTACTTACAGATTTCTCCCTCAATACTTCTTTTACTTCATCCTGATCCCACAATCTACAACGTCTTCCAGTGATCGTAGGGCATTTTGCGCGTACGATTTCTCTGCCCATGTCTCGAAGCAAATCATGCATCATCAGGTTATTCCCTTCATCAACAGTTACAAGGCATCGATCACGGAGTTGTCCAATTCCTATTTCTGGATCTAAGTCACAGCCATCCAATATTGTCATGACATAGTCCTGGTTCATCCCAATAAAGAAACAAGATATATCAAGGAATATATCCTTCACGACATTGTCAATCAGCCCATCATAGCTTATTTTAAGCTTTTCGTGAATTTGCATATGAGGACGTCTTTTCAATTTACGCAATGCACTTTTCCATTCACTTTTGAGTTTTGTACATAGAGAAGAGCCTAAAATCTCAAGTGCTAGTGGCAAACCTCTGCAGTAATCAACAAGTTTGCACGAGAGTTCATGAAATTCTGGATCAG
Above is a window of Malus sylvestris chromosome 15, drMalSylv7.2, whole genome shotgun sequence DNA encoding:
- the LOC126605363 gene encoding disease resistance protein RPV1-like; translation: MDTRAALEASSSKQWGHDVFLSFRGKDTRRTFTDNLYCALKREGVNVFIDEKKLPRGENIGDELVAAIKRSRIAVIVFSKRYADSRWCLEELEKIMECRTTMGQTVLPIFYDIDPSQVRHQTGSFEEPFQKHQERFPKDKVLRWRSALTQAGNLAGGNLENSNGYEGQFIWKFVDNITRRLNNTPPDVAANLVGIDSRVQPISEEFDIGGSDAVRIIGILGMVGTGKTTVAQAIVCRFHQNFEGNCFLSKVREGDMVKLQNKLLRNILKSAKVKVSTVYQGTKEIERRLGSKKVLVVVDDVDCVKQLQELAIKHDTFGPGSRIIVTTRDEHLLKMLKVDNICKTQLMNKEEALKLFCCHAFAESGPPDPEFHELSCKLVDYCRGLPLALEILGSSLCTKLKSEWKSALRKLKRRPHMQIHEKLKISYDGLIDNVVKDIFLDISCFFIGMNQDYVMTILDGCDLDPEIGIGQLRDRCLVTVDEGNNLMMHDLLRDMGREIVRAKCPTITGRRCRLWDQDEVKEVLREKSGTEVVEGLMLDLQESDKPIFCTEALKQMQRLRLLKLKGVKFTGNCQHLSRKLRWLCWPEFPLKVIPEDFIQSYLVDIDLSHSGIQSWKDSDVPLEKLKFINLGYCHRLERSPDFSKLPNLEKLLLNDCESLSGIHPSIVQLKNLKHFSLANCNLKNDAIPKDLGGLSSLEVLDLRGNDFNELPTLSGLFKLQTLQLDNCKNLQEIPDLPKKLEILEADECTALEKMPDLSDMLSMKELHLNHSPQLTEIPGLDKLSNSMRGIHMEGCTNLNDACKEIILQVLSLSLAPPLSCTHKCIS